A single region of the Anguilla rostrata isolate EN2019 chromosome 11, ASM1855537v3, whole genome shotgun sequence genome encodes:
- the hm13 gene encoding minor histocompatibility antigen H13 isoform X3 has translation MADVDQGSALPTETTSPGLDSLNNDTVSNGTDSINATVTKFVSTPEGTALAYGSLVFMALLPIFFGALRSVSCSKSKNSSDMPETITSRDAARFPIIASCTLFGLYLFFKIFSQEYINLLLSMYFFVLGILALSHTISPFMNRAFPANLPNKQYQLLFTQDAGETKEEIVNYEFDTKDLVCLVMSSVVGVWYILKKHWIANNLFGLAFALNGVELLHLNNVSTGCILLGGLFVYDVFWVFGTNVMVTVAKSFEAPIKLVFPQDLLERGLGASNFAMLGLGDIVIPGIFIALLLRFDVSLKKNTRTYFYTSFLAYIFGLGLTIFVMHTFKHAQPALLYLVPVCIGFPVLVALFKGELTEMFSYESSDEILPHTPRLTHFPTVSGSPSSLANSMQQSTCSPRRRRHTPTSL, from the exons ATGGCCGATGTCGACCAAGGATCGGCATTACCCACTGAAACAACTTCTCCGGGTTTGGATAGCCTCAATAATGATACTGTCTCCAACGGTACCGACTCCATCAACGCTACTGTTACCAAGTTTGTTTCTACACCTGAAGGCACGGCACTTGCATATGGTAGCCTTGTTTTTATGGCTCTGTTGCCTATCTTCTTCGGTGCCCTGCGGTCCGTCAGCTGCTCCAAGAGCAAG aattcctcgGACATGCCAGAGACCATCACGAGCCGAGATGCTGCCCGGTTCCCCATAATTGCCAGCTGCACCCTGTTTGGATTGTATCTCTTCTTCAAA ATATTTTCTCAAGAATACATCAACTTGCTGCTAtcaatgtatttctttgtgCTGGGGATCTTGGCTCTGTCTCACACCATAAG TCCTTTTATGAACAGAGCATTTCCTGCCAACCTTCCCAACAAGCAGTACCAACTGTTGTTCACCCAGGATGCAGGGGAGACCAAGGAAG aaatCGTCAACTACGAGTTTGACACCAAAGACCTGGTGTGCCTTGTTATGAGTAGCGTGGTGGGAGTTTGGTACATCCTCAAGAAG cACTGGATCGCCAACAATCTGTTTGGCCTGGCGTTCGCTCTGAACGGCGTGGAGCTGCTGCACCTCAACAACGTGAGCACCGGCTGCATCCTGCTCGGCGGCCTGTTCGTCTACGACGTCTTCTGG GTTTTTGGCACCAATGTCATGGTAACAGTGGCCAAGTCATTTGAAGCACCGATAAAAT TGGTGTTCCCCCAGGACCTGCTGGAGAGGGGACTGGGGGCCAGTAACTTCGCCATGCTGGGCCTGGGTGACATCGTCATTCCAG gtATCTTCATTGCGTTGCTGCTGCGCTTTGATGTCAG TCTGAAGAAGAATACAAGGACCTATTTCTACACCAGCTTCTTGGCCTATATCTTTGGCCTGGGCCTCACCATCTTTGTCATGCACACCTTCAAGCATGCTCAG CCTGCCTTGCTGTACCTGGTCCCAGTATGCATCGGATTTCCTGTTCTTGTTGCACTGTTTAAAGGAGAACTGACTGAAATGTTCAG CTATGAGTCTTCGGACGAGATCttgccccacaccccccggctcACGCACTTCCCCACCGTCTCCGGCTCTCCCTCCAGTCTCGCTAATTCTATGCAGCAGTCGACCTGCTCCCCCCGCCGGCGCCGCCACACCCCCACATCCCTGTAG
- the hm13 gene encoding minor histocompatibility antigen H13 isoform X1, translated as MADVDQGSALPTETTSPGLDSLNNDTVSNGTDSINATVTKFVSTPEGTALAYGSLVFMALLPIFFGALRSVSCSKSKVAAENDNGFRSRNSSDMPETITSRDAARFPIIASCTLFGLYLFFKIFSQEYINLLLSMYFFVLGILALSHTISPFMNRAFPANLPNKQYQLLFTQDAGETKEEIVNYEFDTKDLVCLVMSSVVGVWYILKKHWIANNLFGLAFALNGVELLHLNNVSTGCILLGGLFVYDVFWVFGTNVMVTVAKSFEAPIKLVFPQDLLERGLGASNFAMLGLGDIVIPGIFIALLLRFDVSLKKNTRTYFYTSFLAYIFGLGLTIFVMHTFKHAQPALLYLVPVCIGFPVLVALFKGELTEMFRYEEASPEPDQAQKEETETEKKEK; from the exons ATGGCCGATGTCGACCAAGGATCGGCATTACCCACTGAAACAACTTCTCCGGGTTTGGATAGCCTCAATAATGATACTGTCTCCAACGGTACCGACTCCATCAACGCTACTGTTACCAAGTTTGTTTCTACACCTGAAGGCACGGCACTTGCATATGGTAGCCTTGTTTTTATGGCTCTGTTGCCTATCTTCTTCGGTGCCCTGCGGTCCGTCAGCTGCTCCAAGAGCAAG GTTGCTGCAGAAAATGATAACGGTTTTCGGTCCAGA aattcctcgGACATGCCAGAGACCATCACGAGCCGAGATGCTGCCCGGTTCCCCATAATTGCCAGCTGCACCCTGTTTGGATTGTATCTCTTCTTCAAA ATATTTTCTCAAGAATACATCAACTTGCTGCTAtcaatgtatttctttgtgCTGGGGATCTTGGCTCTGTCTCACACCATAAG TCCTTTTATGAACAGAGCATTTCCTGCCAACCTTCCCAACAAGCAGTACCAACTGTTGTTCACCCAGGATGCAGGGGAGACCAAGGAAG aaatCGTCAACTACGAGTTTGACACCAAAGACCTGGTGTGCCTTGTTATGAGTAGCGTGGTGGGAGTTTGGTACATCCTCAAGAAG cACTGGATCGCCAACAATCTGTTTGGCCTGGCGTTCGCTCTGAACGGCGTGGAGCTGCTGCACCTCAACAACGTGAGCACCGGCTGCATCCTGCTCGGCGGCCTGTTCGTCTACGACGTCTTCTGG GTTTTTGGCACCAATGTCATGGTAACAGTGGCCAAGTCATTTGAAGCACCGATAAAAT TGGTGTTCCCCCAGGACCTGCTGGAGAGGGGACTGGGGGCCAGTAACTTCGCCATGCTGGGCCTGGGTGACATCGTCATTCCAG gtATCTTCATTGCGTTGCTGCTGCGCTTTGATGTCAG TCTGAAGAAGAATACAAGGACCTATTTCTACACCAGCTTCTTGGCCTATATCTTTGGCCTGGGCCTCACCATCTTTGTCATGCACACCTTCAAGCATGCTCAG CCTGCCTTGCTGTACCTGGTCCCAGTATGCATCGGATTTCCTGTTCTTGTTGCACTGTTTAAAGGAGAACTGACTGAAATGTTCAG GTACGAGGAGGCTTCCCCTGAACCCGACCAAGCACAGAAGGAGGAGACCGAGacagagaagaaggagaagtaA
- the hm13 gene encoding minor histocompatibility antigen H13 isoform X2: MADVDQGSALPTETTSPGLDSLNNDTVSNGTDSINATVTKFVSTPEGTALAYGSLVFMALLPIFFGALRSVSCSKSKNSSDMPETITSRDAARFPIIASCTLFGLYLFFKIFSQEYINLLLSMYFFVLGILALSHTISPFMNRAFPANLPNKQYQLLFTQDAGETKEEIVNYEFDTKDLVCLVMSSVVGVWYILKKHWIANNLFGLAFALNGVELLHLNNVSTGCILLGGLFVYDVFWVFGTNVMVTVAKSFEAPIKLVFPQDLLERGLGASNFAMLGLGDIVIPGIFIALLLRFDVSLKKNTRTYFYTSFLAYIFGLGLTIFVMHTFKHAQPALLYLVPVCIGFPVLVALFKGELTEMFRYEEASPEPDQAQKEETETEKKEK; this comes from the exons ATGGCCGATGTCGACCAAGGATCGGCATTACCCACTGAAACAACTTCTCCGGGTTTGGATAGCCTCAATAATGATACTGTCTCCAACGGTACCGACTCCATCAACGCTACTGTTACCAAGTTTGTTTCTACACCTGAAGGCACGGCACTTGCATATGGTAGCCTTGTTTTTATGGCTCTGTTGCCTATCTTCTTCGGTGCCCTGCGGTCCGTCAGCTGCTCCAAGAGCAAG aattcctcgGACATGCCAGAGACCATCACGAGCCGAGATGCTGCCCGGTTCCCCATAATTGCCAGCTGCACCCTGTTTGGATTGTATCTCTTCTTCAAA ATATTTTCTCAAGAATACATCAACTTGCTGCTAtcaatgtatttctttgtgCTGGGGATCTTGGCTCTGTCTCACACCATAAG TCCTTTTATGAACAGAGCATTTCCTGCCAACCTTCCCAACAAGCAGTACCAACTGTTGTTCACCCAGGATGCAGGGGAGACCAAGGAAG aaatCGTCAACTACGAGTTTGACACCAAAGACCTGGTGTGCCTTGTTATGAGTAGCGTGGTGGGAGTTTGGTACATCCTCAAGAAG cACTGGATCGCCAACAATCTGTTTGGCCTGGCGTTCGCTCTGAACGGCGTGGAGCTGCTGCACCTCAACAACGTGAGCACCGGCTGCATCCTGCTCGGCGGCCTGTTCGTCTACGACGTCTTCTGG GTTTTTGGCACCAATGTCATGGTAACAGTGGCCAAGTCATTTGAAGCACCGATAAAAT TGGTGTTCCCCCAGGACCTGCTGGAGAGGGGACTGGGGGCCAGTAACTTCGCCATGCTGGGCCTGGGTGACATCGTCATTCCAG gtATCTTCATTGCGTTGCTGCTGCGCTTTGATGTCAG TCTGAAGAAGAATACAAGGACCTATTTCTACACCAGCTTCTTGGCCTATATCTTTGGCCTGGGCCTCACCATCTTTGTCATGCACACCTTCAAGCATGCTCAG CCTGCCTTGCTGTACCTGGTCCCAGTATGCATCGGATTTCCTGTTCTTGTTGCACTGTTTAAAGGAGAACTGACTGAAATGTTCAG GTACGAGGAGGCTTCCCCTGAACCCGACCAAGCACAGAAGGAGGAGACCGAGacagagaagaaggagaagtaA